In Brevibacterium zhoupengii, the following are encoded in one genomic region:
- a CDS encoding sulfurtransferase — protein MSTAIPADTTAKFAEYADGSRLVSTEWVAEHAGEPGLVIVESDEDVLLYETGHIPGAVKVDWHTELNDRVTRDYVDGEGFAALMSAKGISREDTIVFYGDKSNWWAAYALWVFSLFGHEDVRLMDGGRAKWQAESRELTTDKPRPEPTEYPVIDRDDASLRAFLPVVKDSIGTRPLIDVRSPEEYTGERTHMPAYPEEGALRGGHIPTAASVPWAKAANEDGTFKSAAELKAIYTDEAGLGTADEVIAYCRIGERSSHTWFVLQHLLGYTNVRNYDGSWTEWGNVVGVPIVTGSEAGEVPNR, from the coding sequence GTGAGCACAGCGATCCCGGCCGATACCACGGCCAAATTCGCCGAATACGCAGACGGATCCCGCCTGGTCAGCACCGAATGGGTGGCTGAACATGCCGGTGAACCCGGACTGGTCATCGTCGAAAGCGACGAGGACGTCCTCCTCTACGAGACCGGACACATCCCCGGCGCGGTGAAGGTCGACTGGCACACCGAACTCAATGACAGGGTGACCCGCGACTACGTCGACGGCGAAGGATTCGCCGCCCTCATGTCCGCCAAGGGCATCTCCCGCGAGGACACCATCGTCTTCTACGGCGACAAATCCAACTGGTGGGCCGCCTACGCGCTGTGGGTCTTCTCCCTGTTCGGCCACGAAGACGTCCGCCTCATGGACGGCGGCCGTGCCAAATGGCAGGCCGAAAGCCGTGAGCTGACCACGGACAAGCCACGCCCGGAGCCGACCGAATACCCGGTCATCGACCGTGACGACGCGAGCCTGCGGGCATTCCTGCCAGTGGTCAAGGACAGCATCGGCACGCGTCCCCTCATCGATGTGCGCAGCCCCGAGGAATACACCGGCGAACGCACCCATATGCCTGCCTACCCGGAAGAGGGCGCACTGCGCGGTGGACATATTCCCACCGCTGCCTCGGTGCCCTGGGCCAAGGCCGCAAACGAGGACGGCACCTTCAAATCGGCAGCGGAGCTCAAGGCCATCTATACAGATGAAGCCGGACTCGGCACCGCCGACGAGGTCATCGCCTACTGCCGCATCGGCGAACGCTCCAGCCACACCTGGTTCGTTCTCCAGCACCTGCTCGGCTACACGAACGTCCGCAACTACGACGGGTCCTGGACCGAGTGGGGCAACGTCGTCGGCGTTCCCATCGTGACCGGTTCAGAGGCCGGGGAGGTTCCCAACCGCTGA
- a CDS encoding SufE family protein gives MSAATDIPETSDLPESLAEIVTDFAETASSDRLQLLLELASELPELPPRYSEHPELLEPVPECQSPIFLVTEVENPEQGDAAIVKLHFSAPPEAPTTRGFAGILHEGLNGQTAEVVLSIPSDLPLRLSMTDLVSPLRLRGMSGMLSRIQRQTSERIGKITGQ, from the coding sequence ATGAGCGCAGCTACAGACATCCCAGAGACCTCGGACCTGCCGGAGAGCCTGGCCGAGATCGTCACCGACTTCGCCGAGACCGCTTCCAGCGACCGACTGCAGCTTCTGCTTGAGCTCGCCTCTGAGCTGCCCGAGCTGCCGCCGCGCTACAGTGAGCATCCCGAACTGCTCGAGCCGGTGCCCGAATGCCAGTCTCCGATCTTCCTCGTCACCGAGGTGGAGAATCCCGAGCAGGGAGATGCCGCGATCGTGAAGCTGCATTTCTCCGCGCCCCCAGAGGCGCCGACGACCCGTGGTTTCGCCGGGATCCTGCACGAAGGACTCAACGGACAGACCGCCGAGGTGGTCCTGTCCATCCCGTCTGACCTGCCGCTGCGTCTGTCGATGACGGATCTCGTGAGCCCGCTGCGGCTGCGGGGGATGAGCGGAATGCTCTCCCGGATTCAGCGGCAGACGTCCGAAAGGATCGGCAAGATCACAGGTCAGTGA